The Andreesenia angusta genome contains the following window.
GCCTCCTTGTCGCCTATTTCTGAGTTCGACTTCGATATCAAATTCTTCTCTCTGGCCTTCTCTATGAGTACGTCTCGGTCCAGCCCTTTTCCATCGTCGGATATCTTTATTATTATGTCCCCTCCGGTGTTCATGGCCTCTAGGTATATGCGTCCCTTTTTTGACTTTCCAAGGTACTCCCTCTCGTCAGCGCTCTCTATCCCGTGGTCCATGGCATTCCTTATGAGGTGCATCAGAGGATCCCCAAGGTTGTCTATCACATTTTTGTCCACCTCGGTTTCATCTCCCACTATGACAAGTTCGACCTCTTTTCCTATTTTCTTAGACATGTCTCTGACTATCCTGTGCATCTTCTGGAATGTAGGGCCTATGGGAATCATTCTAAGCCCCATTGCCACGTCTTGAAGTTCGTCTGTAAGCTTCTTGAGCTGTCTTGCGGCCTTTTGAAAGTTTTCAAGCTCCTGACCTAAAAGATCTGGGTTCTTTATGACCATGGTCTCTGTTATGACTATCTCGCCTACAAGGTCTAGCAGCTTGTCGAGCTTGTCTGTGTTGACATTTATTATACTCTGAGATCGTTTTCCTTCTTTAGGCTTTTCCTCAGGCCTGTCTTTCTTTATATTGTGCCTTGGAGTCAGCTCCTCTTCCTTGCTCTCTACCTCATCTTTGTCGGTACACTCTAGCTCGAGTTTTTCTACAAAGAGAGAGCCCTCTATTATCTCTTTGACTCTTTCGTACTTCAAGCTTGTGGTGAAGTGGAGCATGAATCCATTCTCAGCTATCTCTTTGCTCGCCTCTTCCCCGTTGTCTAGAAGCTCGTCCGGTTCATGGTACATCTGCTTGCATTGAGACTTTATATTTCCCAGTATTGTGAAGGCCCTTATATTCTCCATGCCGCATCCTGCTTCAAAGACCACTTTGGCGGTGTACCCGTGGTACTCTTCTTCCTGCTTCTCCTCGCGCTCTTCACCTTTCACTTCTTGTATATACCTATTTATCTCATCCAGTATTTTACTTCCGTCTCCGTCCGGCTCCTGGTCTTGCTCTATCTTCTCTACTTCGGCACGCACAAAGTCAAGCGCCAGCAGAACCAGATCGCACACCTTTCTGAAGTCCACCCTTTCCCTTCCGCCTTCTCTTATGTAAAAAAACAAGTCCTCTATCCTGTGTGAAACGCTTGATATCTCGTTGAAAGTCATCATAGCTGATGATCCTTTTATGGTGTGCATTATTCTGAATACTTCGTTTACGCTTTCGACAGACATGTCTCCGTCCTCTTCACTTTCCAGAAGTATAGCCTCTAGCTGTTCTAACAGCTGGCTTGTTTCGAATATGTACATATCCAGTATCGGGTCTTGCGACATAACTTCACCCCCAGTGTTTTTTAAATCTCCTCAAACAGTTTGACTTAGTCTATATTATTCCCCTAATTTATGTCTTCAATCAAATTTTAAAAAAGCCAAAAGCTGGCGCTTTTGGCTTTTAGTGCAGAAAGTGTGGATAAATCTATCTTTTAAGAATTCACTATCTTCTTGTCTTCTTTTAAAATATGCTCTAACACCCACTTGAATATAAATGAAAGTATCTCCTCTATCTCTTTATTTGTAAGCTCATCTATGCTGTTCAAGTCGTACGAGTCCAACTTGTCTACGAAGTCTTTGTGGGCCACTTTCTGAGCAAAGTAATTGCTGTACCCTATGTCCAGCATGTAGTCCTCTTCTGTCTTGAAATGGTACTTTGTGTAATCTCTCAGGTCTTCCAGCACCTCTGCCACTTTATCGTACTTGTCTATGCAGAGCTTGTCTTTCAGTATGCTGTAGGCCCTGTTCCCAATTTCAAAGAGATGCTTATGCTGCTCGTCTATCAAATCAACACCTATACCGTACTCCTCTTTCCAAACTAACATGTTATTCCTCCTGTTCTCGACTCATTGTTTTTTGTATTTCATTATATTACAGGAATCACGAGATAGCCATATTTTTTTCTGGTGATCCGGAATCAAGCGTGCTCGATATCGGTATGGCTCGATATCTCCGAACTCACTGTGCATAAGTCCTCTATCTTAAGCTCATGGACATCTTGGTATCCACATATTCTAGAGAATATCTTGAGCTCCTCTGTGCTGAGCTTTATGAAGTTGTAGACTCTTTCAGCGCTTTTGTCAACTACTATGTTCTTTCTAAGCTCTTTATCATGTGTGGTGCAGCCTGTAGGGCAATTCCCTGAATTGCATACCCTGTACTGCTGACATCCTGCCGCCATCATAGCAGCCGTTCCTATTGCCACCGCATCCGCCCCCATGGCTATGGCCTTGGCAAAATCCGAGGATATCCTGAGTCCTCCTGTTATTATGAGCTGAACGTCGCTCCCGGCTTCATCTAGATATTTTCTAGCCCTTGAAAGAGCGTATATTGTCGGAACACTTGTAGCGTCTTTTACTATCTTATGGCTCGCGGCTGTTCCCCCTCCTCTGCCGTCTATTGTGACAAAGTCAGGGCTTGCTTTAAGTATGAACTCCAGATCTTTTTCTACATTGCCAGCCGCTATCTTCACTCCTATCGGCCTTCCGCCCGACCTTCTCCTGAGCTCCTCTATCAGAGCCTTCAAGTCCTCTGGAGAGTTTACATCCTTGAATCTAGAAGGGCTCACTATGTCTTCTCCCTTCTTTTTACCTCTAACTTTGGCTATCTCGACTGTGACCTTTTCGCCGGGAAGCAATCCTCCCATTCCAGGCTTAGTCCCCTGTCCAACTTTTATCTCTATGGCATCTGCGTTTTTCAGGTTTTCGTCGCTTACGCTGTACCTGTTCGGCACATACTCGAATATATACTTGTGTGCCGAGTCCATCTCCTCTGCAAGTATGCCGCCTTCTCCGCTTCCTATTGCCCCTCCGTTTCTGGCAGAGCCTTTGGCCAAGGATATCTTAAGCTCCTTGGACAATGCCCCAAACGACATATGTGTGACTATTATCGGAGTCTCCAGCACCATGGGCTTCACGGCATTCTTCCCGATCACAGTTTTAGTGCTGACTTCAGCGTCTTCATCCAGAGGGAATTTCCCCAGCTGAGCCCCCTTTACGAGTATCTCCTCCCAGGACACAACTGGAAGCCTCGTCCTCATCGGCTCTATCACCATCTCTCCCGTAGAGGCCATTCTGTGGATTATATCCATATGCTCTTCTACCGAATCGTGACCCCTGGCTTTTTCGCTTGAGTATTCAAGCTCACCTTCAACCCTCTTGAACTTCTCCTTCGGAGATCCGCAGACTGGACATCTCCAATCCGACTTCAGCTCCTTCCAGAGCTTCTCCTCCTCTGATTCATCGTACTTGTAACCGCAGACGCTACATTTATACAGTGACATACATACTCCCCCTTTTCATCTCTATTGTAGTCACTTTATACCCCAAAAAAAGAGATGCAAGTCTAAAACTTGTCTTCTTCAGCGAGTGTCGTCTATTGTTTTTTCAAGCAGGTCTTTTACAGTTACAATGCCATGGTATAGCCCGTTTCTTGCCACTGTTATAAAGTCATATAGGTTGTCATGGTCAATTCTACATAATAAGACTTTACTCAAAGTTAAAAAAATGTTAAATTTCATTAATTTGTTTTTTCTTTCATGTTTCAAACTTCGTAAAACCGGTATATATCTATAGGAAGTTTTATTGCAAGGTTTCTATTATGATGGAGGGATTTTTATGAAAAGCATACAGAGCAAGATTTCCATTTCTTTTTTAAGCATAGTTCTAATTGCAAGCATAGTCATAGGCGCTGTTATATACCAGAACTCCTACAAGATGATCACGGTATCCATAGGGGAATACGCCAAGACCATAGCTGAAAATTCTGCAGCTGCAATAGATCTAAACAAGTACAAAAGCATTTCTCCGGAATCAGGCGAAAACGAATACTATCTGGAACTCAGAAACAGTTTAAACGATATAAGAGAGTTCAACAATCTAACTTACATATACACAATGGGGAGAAGAGCTGTCGGGGACGAATACGAGTATTTCTACATGGTAGATGGAGCCCCTTTAGACGATGAAAGTGCATCTGGGCTAGGTGACCCTGAGCCTTTGGCTACAGACTTTCCCAAGATGATAGAGTCATTCGAAACAGGGGAGGCTCAGCTTGGAGAGTTTAGCAAGAGCGAAGAATACGGAGCTCTTATCACATCTTATGCGCCTATAAAAGACAGCTCTGGGGAGATCATCGGCATACTGGGAGTTGACATGGACGCCTCAAAAGTCCAGGCTTTTCTGGACTCCAACAAGTTGCAATTGGTCCTCATAATAGCCGGCATAATGGCTGTGCTCTTTGTGGTATCCCTTTTGATTTCAAGCATTTTGACAAAGCCAATAAAAAAGCTCACAAGCAGCATCTCCAGAGTCAGAGAGGGTGATCTCTCTGTAGAGATAGACACCAGCGGCAGCGATGAGATAGGGGTACTGGCCTCGACTTTCCAGTGTATGGTCGAAGATCTGAGACTAGCCATGTCGAAGATACACTCAACTTCCGACAGGCTGTCCGATGCATCAGAGACTCTTAAGTCCAAGTCCAACACCACTAGCGAAGTGACACAGCAGATAGACATGGCCATGACAGAGGTGGCAAACGGAGGCTCTGAACTGTCTCAAGAAGCCAACCTGCTTCTAAACGCCATGACTGAAAACATGGAGTTCTTAAGCGCTATAGAGGACGAGTCGAAAAGCCTACTGAACGAGGCCTCCGAGGCGTATCTTGTAGCCTCAGACGGCGTGTCTCACCTCAAGACCTCTACAGCTAGGCTTGAACACGTCAGCGAAACTGTATCGTCTGCAACTCGCTCTATACAGGAGCTTGGAAAGCGATCTGGCGAGATAGGCGAAGTCATAAATGTAATATCCAAGATCTCTGAGCAGACAAATCTGATAGCGCTAAACGCCGCCATAGAGGCCGCCAGAGCTGGAGAAGCCGGCAAGGGATTCGCAGTTGTAGCTGAAGAAGTCAGAAAACTGGCCGAGCAGACCAAGTCACAGGTGGAGCAGATCGACAGCCTGATTGGGGATATCCAGTGCGACATAGATAGGACTGTTCAGTCTATGGAAAGCAATCTGGACTCTATGATATCGGAAATAGAGTCTGTCCAGTCAAGCGGTGAGTCTTTCTCTGAAATCGTGGAAAGAGTGAAGCGCACCGAGCTTGAAGC
Protein-coding sequences here:
- a CDS encoding glutamate synthase-related protein — protein: MSLYKCSVCGYKYDESEEEKLWKELKSDWRCPVCGSPKEKFKRVEGELEYSSEKARGHDSVEEHMDIIHRMASTGEMVIEPMRTRLPVVSWEEILVKGAQLGKFPLDEDAEVSTKTVIGKNAVKPMVLETPIIVTHMSFGALSKELKISLAKGSARNGGAIGSGEGGILAEEMDSAHKYIFEYVPNRYSVSDENLKNADAIEIKVGQGTKPGMGGLLPGEKVTVEIAKVRGKKKGEDIVSPSRFKDVNSPEDLKALIEELRRRSGGRPIGVKIAAGNVEKDLEFILKASPDFVTIDGRGGGTAASHKIVKDATSVPTIYALSRARKYLDEAGSDVQLIITGGLRISSDFAKAIAMGADAVAIGTAAMMAAGCQQYRVCNSGNCPTGCTTHDKELRKNIVVDKSAERVYNFIKLSTEELKIFSRICGYQDVHELKIEDLCTVSSEISSHTDIEHA
- a CDS encoding methyl-accepting chemotaxis protein, producing MKSIQSKISISFLSIVLIASIVIGAVIYQNSYKMITVSIGEYAKTIAENSAAAIDLNKYKSISPESGENEYYLELRNSLNDIREFNNLTYIYTMGRRAVGDEYEYFYMVDGAPLDDESASGLGDPEPLATDFPKMIESFETGEAQLGEFSKSEEYGALITSYAPIKDSSGEIIGILGVDMDASKVQAFLDSNKLQLVLIIAGIMAVLFVVSLLISSILTKPIKKLTSSISRVREGDLSVEIDTSGSDEIGVLASTFQCMVEDLRLAMSKIHSTSDRLSDASETLKSKSNTTSEVTQQIDMAMTEVANGGSELSQEANLLLNAMTENMEFLSAIEDESKSLLNEASEAYLVASDGVSHLKTSTARLEHVSETVSSATRSIQELGKRSGEIGEVINVISKISEQTNLIALNAAIEAARAGEAGKGFAVVAEEVRKLAEQTKSQVEQIDSLIGDIQCDIDRTVQSMESNLDSMISEIESVQSSGESFSEIVERVKRTELEALSMQENLLHAKEKNHSILVSIESLAGIAAESGAASQEVSASTSEQTSIIKEILSCADKLGHVSDELRSEVTRFNFE
- a CDS encoding bacteriohemerythrin, whose product is MLVWKEEYGIGVDLIDEQHKHLFEIGNRAYSILKDKLCIDKYDKVAEVLEDLRDYTKYHFKTEEDYMLDIGYSNYFAQKVAHKDFVDKLDSYDLNSIDELTNKEIEEILSFIFKWVLEHILKEDKKIVNS
- a CDS encoding chemotaxis protein CheA, with the translated sequence MYIFETSQLLEQLEAILLESEEDGDMSVESVNEVFRIMHTIKGSSAMMTFNEISSVSHRIEDLFFYIREGGRERVDFRKVCDLVLLALDFVRAEVEKIEQDQEPDGDGSKILDEINRYIQEVKGEEREEKQEEEYHGYTAKVVFEAGCGMENIRAFTILGNIKSQCKQMYHEPDELLDNGEEASKEIAENGFMLHFTTSLKYERVKEIIEGSLFVEKLELECTDKDEVESKEEELTPRHNIKKDRPEEKPKEGKRSQSIINVNTDKLDKLLDLVGEIVITETMVIKNPDLLGQELENFQKAARQLKKLTDELQDVAMGLRMIPIGPTFQKMHRIVRDMSKKIGKEVELVIVGDETEVDKNVIDNLGDPLMHLIRNAMDHGIESADEREYLGKSKKGRIYLEAMNTGGDIIIKISDDGKGLDRDVLIEKAREKNLISKSNSEIGDKEAYSLILLPGFSTKEAVTEFSGRGVGMDVVRKNIEKIGGSIGIDSAKGKGTSLTIKIPLTLAIIDGMQVCTGNSMYTIPISAIKESFRPVKKDVVKDTDGNEMIMIRGSCHPVIRLHEHFSLNPTTENLTEGIIVVVEGGEKTACLFVDELIGEQQVVIKPLPNYLNKYRLKEYGIGGCNILGDGKISLIINVEDLISMNV